A DNA window from Schistocerca americana isolate TAMUIC-IGC-003095 chromosome 4, iqSchAmer2.1, whole genome shotgun sequence contains the following coding sequences:
- the LOC124613643 gene encoding glucose dehydrogenase [FAD, quinone]-like encodes MAYYVMPAPGVEAAIDPGSNLPGLSDAGRSDARDLLSIPSPLMSACTGPAAAPQWAAEATTCNLGGSAGALFAQLLATLAQAQCLLSDRGAYPPDTLSPLPEYDFVVVGAGSAGSAVAARLSENADWRVLLLEAGGDPPPTSDIPGLFPSLARTEVDWSCLTEVNSRVCQLQPGGRCACPRGKVLVDWSYLTEVNSRVCQLQPGGRCACPRGKVLGGSSSINGMAYFRGSPQDYDSWAALGNRGWSYREVLPFFKKLETFDGEELQRRPQTAALHGCDGPIQVSRTQRLDPAVDALDSAAEELGYKLVEDFSTEPNIGFGQAYASIKNGSRWSTARGYLMPAKERADLHVVKFALVTKVLIESTKKIAYGVQFLKQGKMHEVRATKEIILSAGAVNTPQLLMHSGIGPKAHLEGIGIPVVADLKVGYNLQDHVTYVGMYFTRKPLLKMVPEEGIFQYLMNRTGPLSTTGITSYVGFIRTDAASREAPGIAEADRSNHPDIQLFFEMVPSGTGDRVAKIFNYEEEAMDPLVKLIARNDAIIPMTALVAPRSRGRIRLRSADPMQPPLIDSGYLEDPRDLENLLSGVSFAYRMGSTNAMRRAGFAVEDYPLEACSHRRRLTPDYWRCAAPYVVSPAFHPVGTAKMGPSGDVDAVVDARLRVHGVRNLRVADASVMPLIVRCNTNVPTIMIGEKCAHMVAQDWGH; translated from the exons CATCGCCTCTGATGAGTGCGTGCACTGGCCCTGCAGCCGCCCCGCAGTGGGCAGCGGAGGCGACTACGTGCAACCTGGGCGGCAGCGCCGGCGCACTGTTCGCGCAGCTGTTGGCAACCCTGGCGCAAGCGCAGTGCCTGCTGTCGGACCGCGGGGCCTACCCGCCTGACACACTGAGCCCGCTGCCGGAGTACGATTTCGTGGTGGTCGGCGCCGGGTCCGCCGGGTCCGCGGTGGCAGCTCGCCTCTCGGAGAACGCCGACTGGAGGGTGCTGCTGCTCGAGGCAGGCGGGGACCCACCGCCCACCTCAGACATCCCCGGACTCTTCCCCTCGCTGGCACGGACGGAG GTGGACTGGTCGTGTCTGACTGAAGTAAACAGTCGTGTCTGCCAACTGCAACCTGGCGGGAGGTGCGCCTGCCCCCGCGGCAAGGTTCTG GTGGACTGGTCGTATCTGACTGAAGTAAACAGTCGTGTCTGCCAACTGCAACCTGGCGGGAGGTGTGCCTGCCCCCGCGGCAAGGTCCTGGGGGGCAGCAGCTCCATCAACGGCATGGCCTACTTCAGGGGCAGCCCGCAGGATTACGACTCGTGGGCGGCGCTAGGGAACCGCGGCTGGTCCTACCGGGAGGTGCTGCCCTTCTTCAAGAAGCTGGAGACCTTCGACGGGGAGGAACTGCAGAGGAGACCGCAGACGGCAGCTCTGCACGGGTGCGACGGGCCCATCCAGGTGTCAAGGACTCAGCGTCTGGACCCTGCTGTCGATGCACTGGACTCTGCAGCCGAGGAATTAGGCTACAAGCTCGTCGAAGATTTCAGCACCGAGCCAAACATTGGGTTTGGTCAGGCGTACGCATCCATCAAGAATGGGTCGAGGTGGAGTACAGCCCGTGGATACTTAATGCCAGCTAAGGAGAGAGCGGACCTACATGTCGTTAAGTTTGCGCTCGTAACCAAAGTGCTGATCGAATCCACGAAAAAGATAGCTTACGGTGTACAGTTCCTAAAGCAGGGGAAGATGCACGAAGTTAGAGCGACAAAGGAAATAATTCTTTCAGCAGGGGCTGTCAATACACCTCAACTGTTAATGCATTCCGGCATTGGACCAAAAGCTCATTTGGAGGGAATTGGTATACCTGTGGTAGCGGACCTCAAAGTGGGTTACAATCTTCAGGATCACGTAACATATGTCGGTATGTATTTCACAAGGAAGCCACTGCTGAAAATGGTGCCTGAAGAGGGCATATTTCAATACCTAATGAACAGGACAGGTCCTCTATCAACTACCGGAATCACTTCATACGTAGGATTTATACGGACGGATGCAGCGTCACGTGAAGCTCCTGGGATTGCTGAAGCCGATAGGAGTAACCACCCAGACATACAGTTATTCTTTGAAATGGTGCCGAGCGGCACTGGCGATAGAGTGGCCAAAATATTCAACTACGAGGAAGAAGCGATGGACCCTCTGGTCAAACTGATAGCGCGAAATGATGCAATTATACCGATGACGGCGCTCGTGGCACCGAGAAGTCGGGGGCGCATAAGGCTGAGGAGCGCAGACCCGATGCAGCCGCCGCTGATCGACTCTGGCTACCTGGAAGACCCGCGCGACCTCGAAAACCTGCTGTCCGGCGTGTCGTTCGCCTACCGTATGGGCTCCACGAATGCGATGCGGCGCGCAGGCTTCGCCGTCGAGGACTACCCACTGGAGGCGTGCAGCCACCGGAGGCGGCTGACGCCGGATTACTGGCGCTGCGCTGCGCCCTACGTGGTCAGCCCGGCCTTCCATCCCGTGGGCACCGCCAAGATGGGCCCCTCGGGCGATGTTGACGCAGTCGTCGACGCGAGGCTGAGAGTCCACGGCGTGCGCAATCTGCGTGTCGCCGACGCGTCTGTCATGCCGCTCATTGTGCGTTGCAACACCAACGTGCCGACAATCATGATCGGCGAGAAGTGCGCCCACATGGTAGCCCAAGACTGGGGGCACTAA